A region of the Magnetococcales bacterium genome:
TTTTTGGCTCATCTTTTTGACTTTGATGCTGCCGGTGGAGGTGCGGATTTTGCCCACCTACGAGGTGGTGGCGGATCTGGGGCTGTTGGATACCCGGGCGGGATTGATTTTTCCGTTGGTAGCGAGTGCCACGGCCACCTTTTTGTTTCGGCAGTTTTTTATGACGGTCCCCCCGGAATTGTGCGAAGCGGCCCGGTTGGATGGCGCTTCTCCCATGCGCTTTTTTTTCGATATTTTGCTGCCCCTGGCCCGTCCCTCCATGGCAGCCCTGTTTGTCATCACCTTCGTTTTTGGCTGGAATCAATATCTCTGGCCCCTGCTCGTCACCACCCAGGAGTCCCAATACACCATCCTGATCGGCATCAACCGCATGTTGAGTGTCGGGGATGAGCAGGCCCAGTGGCAGATCATCATGGCCACCTCCATGCTCGCTTTGATTCCCCCAGTGGTGGTGGTGCTGATCATGCAGCGTCAGTTTGTCCGGGGTTTGACGGGTTCGGATAAATAACAACGGGGGCCTTTATTCTTTAAATCCACGCACTCAAGGGAATATCTCCTGTATTTTGATGGCAGGCACGTTGATGACACCGGTTCCGTCCGGCGACCGAAGATATTCTTAATGATATGGGGTGCTGCCAAATCTCATCGTATCTGACCCGGAGTATGGTAAACTCGCTGGATATCGTCACAATCAGAATATTCCTTTGAAAATGTCACTACCCTAGGGGGGGAACGATGTTCGGGGGAAGACCGCTGCCGTTGATCCCACGCCTCATTCTGGGCGTAGCGCTGCTTTATCCCCGCCCGGTGATGGGGCGGGCAGATTCCCCTCGCCCGGTTGCAAACAGCCTCACCATATCCGCTATCGAGAACAAGCAGACCCACATGATCACCATGGCCATTCTCCGGGAGGCCTACCGTCAGATGGGCTGGCAAGTCCAGTTTGCCTCGCTTCCCGGCCAACGCGTCTTCGAACCTTTTTTCACCACCAAACATCAGGGTGAGGGAACCGGTCTGGGGCTTGCCGTCGTTCATGGCGCGGTGAAAGTGAGCCGTGGTGGGATTCAGCTGGAGAGTTCACCGGGGAAGGGGTGCTTGTTTCGGGTCTATCTGCCCGTGACCGACAAGCCCTCCCCATCGATATCCGAACCTCTGGATAAGATCACCACCGAACAGGGGGCGGGTCGGATTTTTGTTTGTGGATGATGAGCCCGAACTGATCCATATCCCACGGTGAGGAGAGAGATGAAGAGAGAGAATCCGGATCCACCAGACAATCAGTCTCTTTCGGCCCAAACGCTGGCTTCACCCGGCGCCGAATTCACCGCCGGGGTTGAGGATTCCACCGGTACCCATCGCATTGGGTCTGAGCCACCGTTGGATCCCCCTGGAAAGCCCTCCCACTCCAACATTTTGGCGGATTACCGGATATTGCTGGTGGAGGATGATCCCATGTTGATGGAGTCCTATAAAATATTGGTGCGTTTTTTGGGTGGTGATTTTGTCTTTGCCACCGATTTTGAGACCGCCATGAGCCGTTTTTTGGAGAGGTCGGATCCATTTGATCTGATCATCATCGACCAGGGGTTGCCTTCTGGATCCGGGGTTGAATTGGCGAAAAAAATGCTGGGGATACGCCCGGATACCCCCATTCTACTCTGGTCGGGCCACTGCTCCGACAAGCTCTGCCTCCAAGCCCGGCAGGCTGGCATTGCCCGATGCATCGAAAAACCGTTCATTCGTGCTGATTTTGTTCGGGAAATTGAGACGAGCCTGCTTGCAGCCCGGAAGCTGAAAGGGTGAGGTTTTGTTCGAGGACATAATGGTTGGGTTTGGGGGCGGCGGCTGTTTGAGCGGCCACCGATCCCTTGCTGAAAAAGGCCCAACACCTCTGCCCCTGGCCCATCCCCTTTTCTCCCAACCTGCTCTGCCGTATCCTTCCCGGGGATGGTGGCAGCGGGGTGATTGTTCCCTTCTATCCCATCTGTTTCGATGAGCCGGTGTGGGTCGTCGTGACCATCTCCAACCATTCTCAACGCCCCCTGAAAGTGAATCCATGGCCGAAGTTCGTCTCGTCAACGTTTCAAAAAGCTATGCCGGGGAGGATTTTGCGGTCCGGGAGGTGCGTGCTGAGATTGCAGCGGGCGCCTTTGTGGTGATTGTGGGACCGTCGGGGTGTGGCAAATCGACGCTGCTGCGTTTGATTGCGGGTTTGGAGGCGGTTAGTTCGGGGGAGATCGAGATTGCCGGAGAGGTGGTCAATCGTCTGGAGCCTGCCCAGCGGGATGTGGCCATGGTGTTTCAAAACTATGCCCTCTATCCCCACATGACGGTGCGTCAAAACATGGCCTATGGGCTGAAAATCCGCAAGCTGGCCAAGGATGAAATCAGGGCGCGGGTGGAAGCGACAGCGGCGACCCTGGGGATTGTCGATCTTCTTGACCGCAAGCCGGGGGTGCTTTCCGGGGGGCAGCGGCAGCGTGTGGCCATGGGGCGCTGTATTGTTCGGGAGCCTCGGGTTTTTCTTTTTGATGAACCTTTGAGCAACCTGGACGCCAAGCTGCGCACCCGGATGCGTCTGGAGCTGAAAAAACTCCATAAGCGTCTCAAGACCACCTCGATTTATGTCACCCACGATCAGGTGGAGGCGATGACCCTGGGGGAAAAACTGATCGTCATGAATCAGGGGCGGGTTGAGCAGGTGGGGGCGCCGTTGGCCCTCTATCAGCGTCCCGCGACCCGTTTTGTGGCGGGATTTTTAGGCTCCCCATCGATGAATTTTTTGCCCGCCGCTCTTTCCGGGGATGGTCGGGCGGTGGAACTCCCCGTGGGGCAACGGCTTACCTTGGATGAGGCGGGGGTGATGGGAGAGGGGGGGCGGTCGGTTCTTTTGGGGGTTCGGCCTGAGGATCTGGTTTTGGGGGGGGAGGGGGCGTCACTGCACTTTCGGGTGGAGATGGTGGAGGTGTTGGGGGCCGATACCCTGGTTCATGGCGGGCTTCAGGGGGTTGAGGAGAGCTGGACGCTGCGTTTGCCGGTGGGGGATTTGCCAGAAGGGGCTGAGAGTGATGGGGAGCTGGCGCTGGCTGTCAAACCGGGTGGCATCCATCTGTTCGATCCCCAAAGCGGCAGACGGCTTGGGGAGTGAGATCGAACACAATGTAGTCGCTTTTCTTGACGACAAAACGGTTTTTTTCAGCTGGCAGAGGGCTTTTTTGCGTCTCTCCATCCATCATTCTCGAACGATTTCAGTCCCTCACTACCGTAAAAATTTTCAAGGTTCCAGATCCATCAGCTTTGGAAACAGGTGGTTTTCCTCCACGTTGATTCGCTGGTCCAGGGCTTGCAGAGCTGCTCGGATGCGTTGGAGGATGGCGGCATTTTCTTCGGGGCTGGTGCGGATGGTATTCCAATCCCGCAGGCACCCTTCCACCTCTTCACCGATGGCGGTGGTTTCCTGGATGGTGGTGGTGACTGATTCCCGCACTTTGGGGTCGGGATGGTTGAGGAGTTGGGAGTGGAGGAGAAGCTCCTCCTGAAAAAAATGGGAGGCGGCGAGGATGGCGAGTTGGTTCATCACCTCTCGCAAGGTGTCCATCGCTTCCTGATCGTCGGGGGAGCTGTCGAGCAGGGGGTCTGCGCTGGCGACCACACCTCTTATTTCCAGGTGTTGGGCTTTGAGCACATCCACGAGAATGGTACTCATGACGGCGACCCTCCTTTTTTTTGGACCATGCTTTTAAAATCGCAGAATGTTGGCACACGCATTGCTTGCTTTATTTCCCCAGCTGACAAGGAATCGTCAATTGTAAAAGGGGATTCCCAGGGAAGAGCGGAACAGGGAAACAAATCACCGCCACCCGGGGAAAACTGAGGTTGAAGAGGTGCTGACATGAATATTACAACTGCTGCCAACTTTCTGATCGATCGTGCTGTTGAAGTCGCTACCGGGCTGGATCACAAGGGTCGTGACAATGCCCAGAGTTCCG
Encoded here:
- the ugpE gene encoding sn-glycerol-3-phosphate ABC transporter permease UgpE; its protein translation is MVENRPWLDLLTHGVLILGAALFIFPIYIAFVASSHALPDILAAPMPVWPGGQLLENYGAALSQGASAVETPVWVMLFNSLVMALGVAFGKITISILAAFGVVYFRFRMRMIYFWLIFLTLMLPVEVRILPTYEVVADLGLLDTRAGLIFPLVASATATFLFRQFFMTVPPELCEAARLDGASPMRFFFDILLPLARPSMAALFVITFVFGWNQYLWPLLVTTQESQYTILIGINRMLSVGDEQAQWQIIMATSMLALIPPVVVVLIMQRQFVRGLTGSDK
- a CDS encoding response regulator; this encodes MKRENPDPPDNQSLSAQTLASPGAEFTAGVEDSTGTHRIGSEPPLDPPGKPSHSNILADYRILLVEDDPMLMESYKILVRFLGGDFVFATDFETAMSRFLERSDPFDLIIIDQGLPSGSGVELAKKMLGIRPDTPILLWSGHCSDKLCLQARQAGIARCIEKPFIRADFVREIETSLLAARKLKG
- the ugpC gene encoding sn-glycerol-3-phosphate ABC transporter ATP-binding protein UgpC, with the protein product MAEVRLVNVSKSYAGEDFAVREVRAEIAAGAFVVIVGPSGCGKSTLLRLIAGLEAVSSGEIEIAGEVVNRLEPAQRDVAMVFQNYALYPHMTVRQNMAYGLKIRKLAKDEIRARVEATAATLGIVDLLDRKPGVLSGGQRQRVAMGRCIVREPRVFLFDEPLSNLDAKLRTRMRLELKKLHKRLKTTSIYVTHDQVEAMTLGEKLIVMNQGRVEQVGAPLALYQRPATRFVAGFLGSPSMNFLPAALSGDGRAVELPVGQRLTLDEAGVMGEGGRSVLLGVRPEDLVLGGEGASLHFRVEMVEVLGADTLVHGGLQGVEESWTLRLPVGDLPEGAESDGELALAVKPGGIHLFDPQSGRRLGE
- a CDS encoding hemerythrin domain-containing protein encodes the protein MSTILVDVLKAQHLEIRGVVASADPLLDSSPDDQEAMDTLREVMNQLAILAASHFFQEELLLHSQLLNHPDPKVRESVTTTIQETTAIGEEVEGCLRDWNTIRTSPEENAAILQRIRAALQALDQRINVEENHLFPKLMDLEP